The DNA region CCCATGTACCCGAAGCGGTCGGGGTCGTGCATCCTCGACTTGTCGATGGAATGGTCCCAGTCGACCGTGTGGTGCTCCTCCACGAGGCGGGCGACCACGTTCACGTCGCGCTCGAAGTAGGTGATCACCCGCACGGCCACGAGGTCGGTCACGTCGGCGAGCGAGTGGTAGCGCCCCGCCTTGCGCCGCAGCTTGTCGGCGAGGCTCGCGGGGCGCTTGACCCGGCCCGTGACGTGGTGGATGTTCAGCCCCGCCCCCGTGAGGAGCCGGGTGGTGTGGGCGACCGCCGCGTCCCTCAGCCGCTCGTACTCCGGCAGGGCGTCCCGATACGCCTGCACCAGCGCCTCGCTCATGGTGGGACCCATGATAGGGCAAGCCCGCGCCATGAGCCGGGAATGAGCGAAGTCGAGAGGGACCGCTGGCCTGGCCCGCCGCGCGGGGCGGGTGCATCCTGTGCCCATGACGACCGCGCCCTCCTCCCGGGCCGCCGTGACCTTCCCGGCGCCCCGGCGCATCCCCTACCCCGGCGGCTGTGTCCTCGAACCCGGCCCCTACGCGCTCGATTACCTGTTGAAGTGGCGGGCCGACGTGACCGTGCGGGGCGAACTCCACCCGGACACTCCGGTCTTCCCGCTTCTCCGGGACCTTCTGCGGGACCCCGCCGCCCACGGCCTGACCCGCGAGGAGGCCGGGGCGGCGCGCGACCGCTTCCTCACCCTCGCCGGGCAGGCGCTCGCCGCCGAGGGGGGCGACCCCGCGTGGCTCGCCCGGGAGTTTGAGCGTTAGGGAGGGGCCGGGGGGCACGCCCCTGGCGGAGGGCGCCCTCGACCTGCGGCCCCCGCTGCCGGGCGAGGCGCTGCACTCGCGGGTGGCCCGGACGCTGCGCGAGGCGATTCTGGAGGGGGTGCTGACCCAGGGCGTCCGGCTGCCGGGGCACCGCGCCCTGGCGGCGCGGCTGGGCGTCTCCCGCAACACGGTGGTGGACGCCCTCGCGCAACTCGGCGCGGAGGGGTACGTGAGGAGCAGCGCCCGCAGCGGCACGCGGGTCGCGGTTCCGGGGGCGGCGCCCCCCCAGGAGGACGCCCCCGCCTCCCCGCTGCCCCTCAGCGCGTGGGCGGCGCGGGCCCTGGCCGGGCGGGTGCCGGACGCGGGCGGCGGGTACGCTGTGGACTTCCGACTCGGGCAGCCCGTCCCCGACCTCTACCCGGCGGGCGCGTGGGCCCAGGCCCTGACCCGCCAGGCCCGGACCGCCGGGGAACGCGGGGAGGGCGGCTCCCCCGACGACCTGGACACCCTCCTCGGCCCGCCGGGGACGCGCCGGGCCCTGGCCGCCTACCTGAGCGCCGAACGCGGCGCGCGGGTCACCCCCGACATGGTGATGCTGACGGGGGGCACCCAGGCCTCCCTCGACGCCCTCGCGCGGGTCTTTCTGGAGGAGGGGAGGGTCGCCGCCGTCGAGGACCCCACCTACCCGGGGGCGCGGGCGGCCCTGGGCGCGACGGGGGCCACCCTGGTCCCGGTCCCGGTGGACGCGGCGGGCCTGAACCCGGCGGCGCTGCCGAAGCGGGCCACCCTGCTCTACCTCACCCCGGGGGCCCAGTACCCCACGACCGTCACGCTCCCCGCCGGGCGGCAGGCGGAGGTGGTGGCGTGGGCGCGCCAGTCGGGGGCCTTTCTCCTGGAGGACGACTACGCCGCCGACCTGCACCACGGCGGGCGGCCCCCGGCGGCGATGCAGGGGCTCGCCCCCGACCGGGTGATCTTGCTCGGCAGCTTCAGCAAGAGCCTGGCCCCCGTCACCCGCAGCGGCTACCTCGTCGCGCCCGGGCCCGTCACCCGCGTGCTGGCGGGCACCCGGCCCCTGACCGACCGGGCCCCCGCCACGCTCGACGCCCTCGCGCTCGCGGACGTGCTCGCCTCGGGGGCGTACGCGCGGCACCTGCGGGGGGCGCGGTCGGCGATCCGCCACCGTCACGGAGTCCTGCTCGCGGCCCTGGCGGTGGGGCTGCCAGGGTGGGAGGTCACACCCGCCCGCGCGGGGCTCCACGTCCACGTGACCCTGCCCCCCACCCTCTCCGAGGAGGAGGCGGTGCGGCGGGCGGCTTCGGCCGGGGTGGCCCTCTCCCCCGCCGCGCCCCTCGCTCACCACGCCCGGCCCCCTGCCGTCCTGCTCGCCTTCGCGCACCTGCCGCCCGAGCGGCTGCGGGAGGGGGTGGCCCGGCTCGCCCGTGCCTTTTTTCCCTCCATCCCCCCTGACGGGCGGGCTGCGGCAACCTTCGTGAAGGCAGCGTAAAGTAGGGGGGTGCGCTTCCTGTTCGTCGCCCTGGCGGTTGCCGTCGCGCTGCTGTACTTCACCGTGGGGCTGCGCTTCGGCTACGTGACGCTGACACCCACCCACCTCCTCAACGCGCAGGGCGAGAACAGGTACGCCTTCGAGCTGTACGAGTCCGACAAGAGCGTGGGCGTCCGGGGAAGTTGCTCGGTCCGCAGCGGCAAGGCCGTCTTGCGCCTCCTGGACCCCAGCGGCACCCAGGTCGCCGGGCAGACCTGCCCTAAGGGCAACTGGTCCCTGAACCTGCTGGGCAGCGGCCAGATGGGCGTCTACCGCCTGACCGTCGAGTTCGACCGCTACTCGGGCACGCTGGACCTCAAGGAAGCCCGGCAGTAGGGGGAGCGGTGACCGCCCTCGCGCTCCTGCCGCGCCCGCCGAGTATGGATAGGCGCTACGGCAGACTCCCAGCCCTCACCCGGACGCTCGATGTGAATTGCGAAACTGGTTGTTAGGACGGATGTGTCGTCTGGGAGAAGGACGAGCGGCGCTCGGCACCCCTCTCCCCAATCCTCTCCTTCGGAGCTTTACAAGTCGCCCGCAAGGGGAGGGGGAGAACAGGCCGCGCGACTGCCCGGAGAGGACGCCCGGACCGCGCCGTTCTGACACGAGGGGAACAGGCGGGGTTGGAAGCGGTGGACCCCGGCCTCGTCCTGTTTGTGCGGGAGACCGGGCCGGGCTGAACGGAAAAAGGACCACCCCTCGCGGGAGTGGCCCCTTTCGTGAGCGGCGCTCGCTTACGCCGTCTGCTTGGCGGCGTTCGCCTTGTTGATGGCGCGGGCGAGGCGGCTCTTCTTGCGGGCGGCGGTGTTCTTGTGGAGGGTGCTGCCCTTGGCGGCCTTGTCGAGCAGGCTCTCGGCCTTGCGCTGGAGTTCGGTCGCGTTCTCGGCGCCCGCTCCTGCGGCGACGACGGCCTTCTTGGTGAAGGTCTTGATCGTGCTCTTGCGGCTGCGGTTGATCAATCGGCGCTTGAGGCTCTGGCGGTGACGCTTCTGGGCGGACTTGTGACGAAGGGCCATGTGAATTCTCCTTGTTCTCCCGCACTCGCGGGGCGGTTCCCACTCCCCTCGGGGAGAGGAACACGATGCGCCCGGCTCCTCATGGGCAGAGCCTCCGCGCCTTCCACCCGGCCTTTGACCGGATAGAGGTCACCCACCCTTCGGTAGGCAACCTGCGCATCTTAGCGGGTGCGGGGAGGTGGGCGCAAGCGGCATACTGTGGCCGTGACGGCGGGCGGGGAAAGGACACCGGAGGAACGGCAGAAGGCCCGCGACGACCTCCTCGCCTACGCCTTCCGGGCGCTGTCGGGCCGGGCGCTCACGGAGACGGAGTTGAGGACCCGGCTGCTTCGCCGCACCGACGACGAGACGCTGGCCGCCGAGGTCCTCGCCCGGGTGCAGGAACTCGGCTACCAGAGCGACGAGGGGGTCGCCCGCGCCGAGGGCCACCGCCGGGGGGTGGGCGGCTTCCGCGTCCGGCAGACCCTCAAACGCCGGGGCGTGGGCGAAGGGCTGATCGAGGAGACGCTCGCCACCCGCGACCCGGAAGAGGAGCGGGCGGACGCCGTAGCCATCCTGGAGCGCCGCTGGCCCAGCTTCGCCCGTAAGCGCGACCCGCGCGCCACCGCCTACGCCTTCCTCGCCCGGCGGGGCTTTCCGGGCGCCGTGATCTGGGCGGCCATCCGGGAGGTGTCGGCGGCCCACCCGGAGGAGCAGGGTGGCGATGAGGAGTCGGAGACGGAGTTCGAGGACCCGGAGTGAGGCCACGGTTTCGATCAGGGCGAGGCCACCGGAACCTGTCACCCTGAATGCACGAGGGGTCTCGCCTTGAGGGCCGATGAGGACGCTTCGCTGCCGCTCTGCTTCCCAGCTTTGCATGTCGGCACGGCGGGCCGCTTCCGCTTGCGCGCCTTCCAGGCCCGCCCGGACGGCGGCCCCCTCGCTTGACACCCCCCGGGGGGCCGCGTAGACTACCCCACGCACCAAAAGCGGGCCCTTTCGCCCGTCTGACTGGAGCCGTGGTAGGGCGGGGCGTAGCGCAGCCTGGTAGCGCACTTCGTTCGGGACGAAGGGGTCGGAGGTTCGAATCCTCTCGCCCCGACCACGCGCAAGGCCTCCCCACGCGGGAGGCTTTCGCTTTGGCTTGTCCCCCACCCCGTCCCCCCGCCCGGAGCCTTCCCCCATGCGCGTCTTCGCCATTGCCGACCTGCACCTTGCCACCGTCACGCCCAAGCCGATGACGGTCTTCGGGCCGCAGTGGGCGGGCCACCCGGACGCGATCTTCCGGGAGTGGCGCGAGGTGGTACGTGAGGACGACCTCGTGCTGCTGCCGGGCGACCTCTCCTGGGCGATGCGGCTCCCCGACGCGCTCATCGACCTCGCCCCGGTGGCGGCGCTGCCGGGGACCAAGGTGCTGCTGCGGGGAAACCACGACTATTGGTGGACGAGTGCGTCCAAACTGCGCGCCGCCCTGCCCCCCGGGATGCTCGCCGTGCAGAACGACGCCGTGCGGGTGGGCCGGGTGGTCGTCTGTGGCTCGCGCGGCTGGCTCACTCCCGGCCACGAACCCCTGG from Deinococcus aetherius includes:
- the recX gene encoding regulatory protein RecX (binds RecA and inhibits RecA-mediated DNA strand exchange and ATP hydrolysis and coprotease activities), which encodes MTAGGERTPEERQKARDDLLAYAFRALSGRALTETELRTRLLRRTDDETLAAEVLARVQELGYQSDEGVARAEGHRRGVGGFRVRQTLKRRGVGEGLIEETLATRDPEEERADAVAILERRWPSFARKRDPRATAYAFLARRGFPGAVIWAAIREVSAAHPEEQGGDEESETEFEDPE
- the rpsT gene encoding 30S ribosomal protein S20, whose protein sequence is MALRHKSAQKRHRQSLKRRLINRSRKSTIKTFTKKAVVAAGAGAENATELQRKAESLLDKAAKGSTLHKNTAARKKSRLARAINKANAAKQTA
- the pdxR gene encoding MocR-like pyridoxine biosynthesis transcription factor PdxR, whose amino-acid sequence is MSVREGPGGTPLAEGALDLRPPLPGEALHSRVARTLREAILEGVLTQGVRLPGHRALAARLGVSRNTVVDALAQLGAEGYVRSSARSGTRVAVPGAAPPQEDAPASPLPLSAWAARALAGRVPDAGGGYAVDFRLGQPVPDLYPAGAWAQALTRQARTAGERGEGGSPDDLDTLLGPPGTRRALAAYLSAERGARVTPDMVMLTGGTQASLDALARVFLEEGRVAAVEDPTYPGARAALGATGATLVPVPVDAAGLNPAALPKRATLLYLTPGAQYPTTVTLPAGRQAEVVAWARQSGAFLLEDDYAADLHHGGRPPAAMQGLAPDRVILLGSFSKSLAPVTRSGYLVAPGPVTRVLAGTRPLTDRAPATLDALALADVLASGAYARHLRGARSAIRHRHGVLLAALAVGLPGWEVTPARAGLHVHVTLPPTLSEEEAVRRAASAGVALSPAAPLAHHARPPAVLLAFAHLPPERLREGVARLARAFFPSIPPDGRAAATFVKAA
- a CDS encoding metallophosphoesterase, giving the protein MRVFAIADLHLATVTPKPMTVFGPQWAGHPDAIFREWREVVREDDLVLLPGDLSWAMRLPDALIDLAPVAALPGTKVLLRGNHDYWWTSASKLRAALPPGMLAVQNDAVRVGRVVVCGSRGWLTPGHEPLGEEDERLLNREAERLRLSTQVAARLRQPGDTLILMLHYPPASPPYPPNPLSNVIEDARPDLVVYGHLHGANPERTLRHVGGIPAHLVAADALKFRPRLVWETREE